A stretch of the Actinoalloteichus fjordicus genome encodes the following:
- a CDS encoding PPOX class F420-dependent oxidoreductase, which translates to MAAEPLPPHVIALLEGANPAVMATLRSDGTPVSVATWYLFEKDRILVNLDAKRTRLTHLRRDPRVSLTVIEDGNWYKHVSIQGRATSIEDDPEMTDIDRLATRYTGGPYPDRTRPRVSVWIDIDRWHAWNVDSGS; encoded by the coding sequence ATGGCAGCCGAACCGCTTCCGCCGCATGTCATCGCCCTGCTCGAGGGCGCAAACCCCGCCGTGATGGCCACCCTCCGTTCAGACGGCACGCCCGTCTCGGTCGCCACCTGGTACCTGTTCGAGAAGGACCGGATCCTGGTCAACCTCGATGCCAAACGCACGAGGCTGACCCACCTCCGTCGTGATCCACGGGTCTCGCTCACCGTGATCGAGGACGGGAACTGGTACAAGCACGTGAGCATCCAGGGGCGGGCGACCTCCATCGAGGACGATCCCGAGATGACCGACATCGACCGGCTGGCCACCCGATACACGGGCGGCCCCTATCCGGATCGCACCCGTCCCCGCGTCAGCGTCTGGATCGACATCGACCGCTGGCACGCGTGGAACGTCGACTCCGGGTCATGA
- a CDS encoding Rossmann-fold NAD(P)-binding domain-containing protein: MIVVVGADQLLGVAALARLGGDGIAHRTVNLGVSTAGGAFSGDEIEKTLAEDAVFDGAEGVLIAPVANGTGAADGGAALLAGLIDRAVAAGVSRVVYLSVVAAQLSPMVFHARTEEHLRSIGVEHTVLRLGLALETFRPLIRHAAETGELPAPEGSARFAAAGRSDLAAAAVAALTGDYAGPMFEVTGDRSFDLVELAAAVAAAADRPVRRTVASDAELLPVLTAAGMPEAAAGALLSMIKFGENGVFATASPHLRALLGGPGTDLADAVRPLIG, translated from the coding sequence ATGATCGTCGTCGTCGGTGCGGATCAGCTGCTGGGCGTCGCCGCCCTCGCCCGGCTGGGCGGGGATGGGATCGCCCATCGCACCGTGAATCTCGGCGTCTCGACGGCAGGCGGGGCCTTCTCCGGTGACGAGATCGAGAAGACACTGGCCGAGGACGCGGTGTTCGACGGGGCCGAGGGCGTGCTCATCGCTCCGGTAGCGAACGGGACCGGCGCAGCGGACGGCGGCGCCGCACTGCTGGCGGGCCTGATCGACCGGGCCGTCGCGGCGGGCGTGTCGCGGGTCGTCTACCTCAGCGTCGTCGCGGCGCAGCTCTCGCCGATGGTCTTCCACGCGCGGACCGAGGAACATCTTCGATCGATCGGCGTCGAGCACACCGTGCTCCGGCTGGGCCTGGCCCTGGAGACGTTCCGCCCGCTGATCCGGCACGCGGCCGAGACGGGCGAGCTGCCCGCTCCCGAGGGGTCCGCCCGGTTCGCGGCGGCGGGGCGTTCGGATCTCGCCGCGGCGGCCGTCGCGGCGCTCACCGGCGACTACGCGGGACCGATGTTCGAGGTGACCGGCGACCGGAGCTTCGACCTGGTCGAGCTGGCGGCGGCCGTGGCGGCGGCGGCCGACCGGCCGGTGCGGCGGACCGTGGCGTCCGACGCCGAGCTGCTGCCGGTCCTGACCGCCGCCGGGATGCCGGAGGCTGCGGCGGGCGCCCTGCTCAGCATGATCAAATTCGGCGAGAACGGCGTCTTCGCCACGGCGAGTCCGCACCTGCGTGCACTGCTCGGCGGGCCGGGAACCGATCTGGCCGACGCCGTCCGGCCGTTGATCGGCTGA
- a CDS encoding AbrB family transcriptional regulator, with the protein MTVIGLLAAALLGALLARLGRVPLWPLIGAIAGAGAFHAITGTPENLPRALEIAAQVVVGTVVGSALGPSLIRVFRSLLLPGLLAVVTILGVGVGLGALLSHWGDVDETVAVFGMVPGGVGELVAATASLGGDSAVVAGMHLIRLVVLLTVLPLLIRWLDRKAGGGEAAPGAGS; encoded by the coding sequence GTGACGGTCATCGGACTGCTGGCCGCCGCGCTACTCGGCGCACTGCTCGCCAGGCTGGGGCGGGTTCCGCTCTGGCCGCTCATCGGAGCGATCGCCGGGGCAGGCGCGTTCCACGCGATCACCGGCACGCCGGAGAACCTGCCGAGGGCACTGGAGATCGCCGCCCAGGTGGTGGTGGGCACCGTGGTCGGCTCGGCGCTGGGACCATCGCTGATCCGGGTCTTCCGCAGCCTGCTGCTACCCGGCCTGCTCGCCGTGGTGACGATCCTGGGCGTCGGGGTCGGCCTCGGCGCCCTGCTGTCGCACTGGGGCGACGTCGACGAGACCGTCGCGGTGTTCGGCATGGTCCCGGGCGGCGTCGGCGAGCTGGTGGCGGCGACCGCGAGCCTGGGCGGCGACAGCGCCGTGGTCGCGGGCATGCACCTCATCCGGCTGGTGGTGCTGTTGACGGTCCTTCCGCTGCTGATCCGATGGCTGGACCGCAAGGCGGGGGGCGGTGAGGCGGCGCCCGGTGCGGGATCGTGA
- a CDS encoding AbrB family transcriptional regulator, translating to MTADDGARGAGAVRRLLPTLRLLLGGSLGAAVALLLQVPAGGIFGAVAGSALVNIRWSGHRPARWLSRVGLLLLGCVAGARLDGGSLAALANLALPVLIGILVLLAVDVGLALLLSRRFDIDLRTGLLACSPGGFSEMAAVATEVGARAEVVVAVHLARIAAVVLVVMPLLIWFSGPA from the coding sequence ATGACAGCCGACGACGGGGCGCGGGGGGCCGGGGCCGTGCGCCGCCTGCTGCCGACGCTGCGGCTGCTGCTCGGCGGATCGCTCGGTGCCGCCGTCGCCCTGCTGCTTCAGGTGCCCGCAGGCGGCATCTTCGGCGCCGTCGCGGGCAGCGCCCTGGTGAACATCCGCTGGTCCGGCCACCGGCCCGCTCGGTGGCTGAGCCGAGTGGGCCTGCTGTTACTCGGCTGCGTGGCCGGGGCTCGGCTCGACGGCGGCAGCCTGGCCGCCCTGGCGAACCTGGCGCTGCCGGTGCTGATCGGCATCCTCGTCCTGCTGGCGGTCGACGTCGGCCTGGCCCTGCTCCTCTCCCGCCGCTTCGACATCGATCTGCGCACCGGCCTGCTGGCCTGCTCGCCGGGTGGATTCAGCGAGATGGCGGCGGTCGCGACGGAGGTCGGCGCGCGTGCCGAGGTGGTCGTCGCCGTCCACCTCGCACGGATCGCTGCGGTGGTGCTGGTCGTGATGCCGTTGCTGATCTGGTTCTCGGGGCCCGCGTGA
- a CDS encoding TetR-like C-terminal domain-containing protein: MSARARRSQEDMLAAIRAAVLAELSEVGIGRMSMAGIAQRSGTARTSLHRRWSSPTEILLEALEHSYPQETVSPGLDDLRGDLIRALGFLVEWLATPTARAVESIVVERGRHPELARALYERVFDQKGGRFTRTVLVHYAEHGHLDPARITDVVTDIGEALVLKHLADAGSPPDEAMLARIVDEAVLPAVGHPPAGNRS, encoded by the coding sequence ATGAGTGCCAGGGCCCGTCGCAGCCAGGAGGACATGCTGGCCGCCATCCGCGCCGCCGTCCTGGCGGAGCTCAGCGAGGTCGGGATCGGCCGGATGAGCATGGCGGGCATCGCCCAGCGGTCGGGCACCGCCCGTACCTCGCTGCATCGTCGCTGGTCCAGCCCGACCGAGATTCTGCTGGAGGCGCTGGAGCACAGCTATCCACAGGAGACGGTGTCACCCGGCCTTGACGACCTGCGCGGCGATCTGATCCGAGCACTGGGGTTCCTCGTCGAGTGGCTCGCCACCCCCACCGCGCGGGCCGTGGAGTCGATCGTCGTCGAGCGGGGCCGCCACCCGGAGCTGGCTCGGGCGCTGTACGAGCGGGTGTTCGACCAGAAGGGCGGGCGGTTCACCCGCACCGTGCTGGTGCACTACGCGGAGCACGGGCACCTCGACCCGGCCCGGATCACCGACGTGGTCACCGACATCGGCGAGGCGCTGGTCCTGAAGCACCTCGCCGATGCAGGCAGCCCGCCGGACGAGGCGATGTTGGCGCGCATCGTCGACGAGGCGGTGCTGCCCGCGGTCGGTCATCCGCCTGCCGGGAACAGGTCGTGA
- a CDS encoding ArsR/SmtB family transcription factor, translating to MDEVFKALADPSRRRLLDSLNERGGLSLSALCVGLTMTRQSVSRHLEVLAAAGLVTTLWRGREKLHYLNAAPINAVTRRWISQYDHGRLQALADLTTALERPPMGATEFVYTIYVQTTPERLWQALTEPEFTRRYWGVAYESDWRVGSPVKVQIVPGEEFRDLGAVVLESEPHHRLSYTDGTPPPEHLDQLGWDERQRADALKEPQTRTTFLIEAAGPTVRLTLIHDGFESGSEKLAVYAESWPELLSSLKTLLETGEVLPASSD from the coding sequence GTGGACGAGGTGTTCAAGGCGCTGGCCGATCCCAGTCGCCGTCGGCTCCTGGACAGCCTGAACGAGCGCGGCGGACTGAGCCTCAGTGCGCTGTGCGTCGGATTGACCATGACCAGGCAGTCCGTCAGCAGGCATCTCGAGGTCCTGGCCGCCGCAGGCCTGGTGACCACGTTGTGGCGAGGCAGGGAGAAGCTGCACTACCTCAACGCCGCGCCGATCAACGCCGTCACCCGGCGCTGGATCAGTCAGTACGACCACGGGCGGCTCCAGGCGCTCGCGGATCTCACGACAGCATTGGAGCGGCCGCCGATGGGCGCGACGGAGTTCGTCTACACCATCTACGTCCAGACCACGCCGGAACGACTCTGGCAGGCGTTGACCGAGCCGGAGTTCACCCGTCGCTACTGGGGTGTCGCCTACGAATCGGACTGGCGGGTGGGATCGCCCGTCAAGGTGCAGATCGTGCCAGGCGAGGAGTTCCGCGATCTCGGCGCGGTGGTCCTGGAGTCCGAGCCCCATCATCGACTGTCCTACACCGACGGGACGCCGCCGCCGGAGCATCTCGATCAGCTCGGCTGGGACGAGCGGCAGCGTGCCGACGCGCTGAAGGAGCCGCAGACCAGGACGACCTTCCTGATCGAGGCGGCCGGACCGACGGTACGGCTCACGCTGATCCACGACGGTTTCGAGTCGGGCAGCGAGAAGCTCGCGGTCTACGCCGAGTCCTGGCCGGAGCTGTTGTCCAGCCTCAAGACCCTGTTGGAGACCGGCGAGGTCCTGCCTGCGTCGAGCGACTGA
- a CDS encoding plasmid stabilization protein — translation MPQQSWNDRRERQYRHIKDSQRERGTGEGRAEEIAARTVNKNRARSGESRTRSKTSVQDMSPQKRGGQRSGKRLGPGGPTKAQLYNDARRRGIRGRSTMSKAELGRALGR, via the coding sequence GTGCCTCAGCAGTCGTGGAACGACCGGCGGGAACGTCAGTATCGCCACATCAAGGACTCGCAGCGGGAGCGCGGCACGGGAGAGGGCCGCGCCGAGGAGATCGCGGCGCGGACGGTCAACAAGAACCGGGCCCGCTCCGGCGAGTCGCGCACCAGGAGCAAGACCTCGGTGCAGGACATGTCGCCGCAGAAGCGCGGCGGTCAGCGATCCGGGAAGAGGCTGGGGCCGGGCGGGCCCACCAAGGCTCAGCTGTACAACGACGCCAGGAGGCGCGGCATCCGGGGCCGCTCGACGATGAGCAAGGCGGAACTCGGCAGAGCCCTGGGACGGTGA
- a CDS encoding FAD-dependent monooxygenase: protein MTDRHPTSVLISGGGVAGPALAFWLRRYGFEPTIVERAPRPRSGGQRIELSEAGQHVLRRMGLLDRVRAAGGPQPQATMYVGATDRPVRVPAVGVGAADQSPRSDRLAVSRTRLGEILYEEVRDRIPYLFADSITAIRQRPAGVEVDLDSGETRHVDLVIGADGLYSQVRRLVFGEHDRFLHYLGADQAYFTMDNHLGWRNVSRFHAWPYRGAAITTFPGNTELEGLFLIRRAESAVSPDLSREEQWAQVDRVFACDEWLVPSLLRAMRSSEDFRLMPCVQVRMESWRDGRVALAGDAAHCPDPMSGQGATLALAGAYVLAGELKAARGDHDVAFAAYERRMREFVVGSQELGELDIAMAAPRAGRAGVWLREQSLRMLLPAVDLGLRLNLQPRWLTATAPIALPDY, encoded by the coding sequence ATGACCGACCGACACCCGACCAGTGTGCTCATCTCCGGTGGCGGTGTGGCCGGTCCTGCCCTGGCCTTCTGGCTGCGGCGGTACGGCTTCGAGCCGACCATCGTGGAGCGAGCTCCGCGCCCGCGCTCTGGGGGGCAGCGGATCGAGCTGTCCGAGGCAGGCCAGCACGTCCTGCGCCGGATGGGCCTGCTGGACCGGGTACGTGCGGCAGGTGGACCGCAGCCGCAGGCCACCATGTACGTCGGTGCGACCGATCGACCGGTGCGTGTCCCGGCTGTCGGCGTGGGCGCGGCCGACCAGTCTCCCCGCAGTGATCGGCTGGCCGTCAGTCGGACTCGGCTCGGCGAGATTCTGTACGAAGAAGTCCGTGACCGGATTCCCTACCTCTTCGCCGATTCGATCACCGCGATCCGCCAGCGACCCGCCGGGGTGGAGGTCGATCTGGACAGCGGCGAAACCCGACACGTGGATCTGGTGATCGGTGCCGACGGGCTCTACTCCCAGGTGCGGAGACTGGTGTTCGGCGAGCATGACCGGTTCCTGCACTATCTCGGGGCGGATCAGGCCTATTTCACGATGGACAATCATTTGGGTTGGCGGAATGTCTCCCGCTTCCACGCCTGGCCTTATCGGGGTGCGGCCATCACCACCTTCCCAGGGAACACGGAACTGGAGGGGCTGTTCCTCATCCGCCGCGCCGAGTCGGCGGTGAGCCCCGACCTGAGTCGCGAGGAGCAGTGGGCGCAGGTCGACCGTGTCTTCGCCTGCGACGAGTGGCTGGTGCCGAGCCTGCTGCGGGCAATGCGCTCGTCCGAGGACTTCCGCCTGATGCCGTGCGTGCAGGTCCGGATGGAGTCCTGGCGGGACGGCCGGGTCGCGCTGGCGGGGGACGCCGCGCACTGCCCCGACCCGATGTCCGGGCAGGGGGCCACCTTGGCGCTGGCGGGCGCCTATGTGCTGGCAGGCGAGCTCAAGGCAGCGCGCGGAGACCACGACGTGGCCTTCGCCGCCTACGAACGGAGAATGCGCGAGTTCGTGGTCGGCAGCCAGGAGCTCGGGGAACTGGACATCGCGATGGCGGCACCCCGCGCAGGACGGGCAGGCGTCTGGCTGCGTGAGCAGTCGTTGCGCATGCTGCTTCCGGCGGTGGATCTGGGGCTGCGGCTCAACCTCCAGCCCCGCTGGCTCACGGCCACCGCGCCCATTGCGCTCCCGGACTATTAA
- a CDS encoding TetR/AcrR family transcriptional regulator, translating into MAVWIADTHGLDALSMRQVAAELGVATMSLYHHVRGKDELVEQMVEAVFREDADAAHGEGSTVRHDVDPSGADWRDELEAWTRREWRLLSRHRWLLRVITDFPPLLPPGLLADVERVLAALVDAGLDPITAHQAFQSASGLVEGLALLQAGTDRADRRGLTHRWRTTEVPAILERTGAKNYPLQAGLITSLDAALDVDRMLEFGLARLLDGIAHHLTSRAAEGIG; encoded by the coding sequence GTGGCCGTGTGGATCGCCGACACTCACGGCCTGGATGCCCTGTCCATGCGACAGGTGGCGGCCGAGTTGGGCGTGGCGACCATGTCGCTCTATCACCACGTCCGGGGCAAGGACGAACTGGTCGAGCAGATGGTGGAGGCCGTGTTCCGCGAGGACGCCGACGCCGCGCATGGCGAGGGCAGCACGGTACGGCATGACGTCGATCCCTCCGGGGCAGACTGGCGCGACGAACTGGAAGCATGGACACGGCGGGAATGGAGGCTGCTGTCCCGCCATCGGTGGCTGCTGCGGGTCATCACCGACTTCCCACCGCTGCTCCCGCCCGGCCTGCTCGCCGACGTCGAACGCGTCCTCGCGGCGTTGGTCGACGCCGGGTTGGACCCGATCACCGCACACCAGGCCTTCCAGAGCGCCAGCGGGCTCGTCGAAGGTCTTGCCCTGCTCCAGGCAGGCACCGACAGGGCGGACCGCCGTGGTCTGACCCATCGATGGCGGACCACGGAGGTTCCGGCGATCCTGGAGCGGACCGGCGCGAAGAACTACCCGCTGCAGGCAGGCCTGATCACGTCACTCGATGCCGCACTGGATGTGGACCGGATGCTGGAGTTCGGCCTCGCCCGCCTCCTCGACGGCATCGCCCACCACCTGACCAGCAGGGCCGCCGAGGGAATCGGCTGA
- a CDS encoding TetR/AcrR family transcriptional regulator — protein MSDEPVRRAGRGGRERVLAAASVLFATRGITATTMEDVAAKAPVSKRTLYAHFPTKEDLVLAQLDHLLRSGYTLLETLRRADVPPRDRLLAMFVAQPWPDGTVRGCPFIHAAVEHPDPAGRVRALAREQKLVMLALVTDLVDELGIDEPELLAEQLATLADGVASRAMVLGDPDYGRHACAAAETLLEHAPRRLPRDRP, from the coding sequence ATGAGTGACGAACCCGTGCGGCGAGCAGGGCGGGGCGGCCGGGAACGCGTGCTCGCCGCTGCGAGCGTCCTGTTCGCGACGCGCGGCATCACCGCGACCACGATGGAGGACGTCGCCGCGAAGGCTCCGGTCTCGAAGCGGACCCTCTACGCGCACTTCCCCACCAAGGAGGACCTCGTCCTGGCGCAACTGGACCACCTCCTGCGGTCCGGGTACACGCTGCTGGAGACCTTGCGGCGAGCCGATGTCCCGCCCCGTGACCGGCTCCTTGCGATGTTCGTCGCGCAGCCCTGGCCGGATGGAACCGTCCGGGGATGCCCCTTCATCCACGCGGCGGTCGAGCACCCCGACCCCGCCGGTCGCGTGCGCGCCCTCGCCCGCGAGCAGAAGCTCGTCATGCTGGCGCTGGTGACGGATCTGGTGGACGAACTCGGCATCGACGAGCCGGAACTGCTCGCCGAGCAGCTCGCCACGCTCGCCGACGGCGTCGCGAGCCGTGCGATGGTGCTCGGCGACCCCGATTACGGCCGCCATGCCTGCGCGGCCGCCGAGACCCTCCTCGAGCACGCACCACGCAGGCTCCCGCGCGACCGGCCGTGA
- a CDS encoding nitroreductase, with the protein MTTVTSGLPDAAEQLIRGRRATRAFLPDPVPDETIEAVFALAGAAPSNSNAQPWQVEVVSGGARDDLAEALMSADRAGRRTVDFPYSEDIYSSVHHRRRAAFGAAVYSALGIGRDTHDLRAAYDAQSLRFYDAPHVALLYAPESGDARLTADVGMYAQTLLLAMTAYGVSSCPQALLSFYADTVRETLGVTGGKLLFGVSFGYADPAAAINAVTVGRESLEETTRFHH; encoded by the coding sequence GTGACAACGGTGACGAGTGGGCTCCCCGATGCGGCCGAGCAGCTCATCCGGGGTCGGCGCGCGACCAGGGCGTTCCTGCCCGACCCTGTTCCGGACGAGACGATCGAGGCCGTCTTCGCCCTCGCCGGAGCAGCGCCGTCGAACTCCAACGCGCAGCCCTGGCAGGTCGAGGTGGTCAGCGGCGGCGCACGAGACGACCTCGCCGAGGCGCTCATGTCCGCCGATCGGGCAGGCAGGCGGACGGTCGACTTCCCCTACAGCGAGGACATCTACTCCTCGGTGCACCACCGCCGACGGGCGGCGTTCGGTGCGGCGGTGTACAGCGCGCTCGGGATCGGCCGCGACACCCATGATCTGCGGGCCGCCTACGACGCCCAGAGTCTTCGCTTCTACGACGCTCCCCACGTCGCGCTGCTGTACGCGCCGGAGTCAGGCGACGCGCGACTGACCGCCGATGTCGGCATGTACGCGCAGACGCTGCTGCTGGCCATGACCGCATACGGGGTGTCCAGTTGTCCCCAGGCACTGCTGAGCTTCTACGCCGACACGGTGCGTGAGACGCTCGGCGTCACTGGCGGGAAGCTGCTGTTCGGCGTCTCGTTCGGCTACGCCGATCCCGCCGCTGCGATCAACGCGGTCACTGTCGGCCGCGAGTCCCTCGAGGAGACGACGCGCTTCCATCACTGA
- a CDS encoding anti-sigma factor domain-containing protein produces MSEREQDGQCPQHETAVGWALSSLEADEATRFAEHLPSCAECRETVAETEEIGALLGAAVPQIEPPSGLRDRLLAQIEQVEQEVEPRGQAPVVATPAAGRPEESAASDRAGRVAGAEVRPPGSPGERARRPGGTRRPGRRGRVVMALLTTAVAVLAAVSAGLGIRLVEVVRQQDVQARQSAAMETALRMAADPDMHRVVLHDPGQQTAAVLFATGAHGAVVSTGLPRNDDDEQMYVLWALQGDQPVPMAGFDVGIERERVPAQTLRWSHDMTEEMGSVTAFAISLESGRDMPDAPSGDIVASGPMNG; encoded by the coding sequence GTGAGCGAGCGGGAGCAGGACGGGCAGTGTCCGCAGCACGAGACTGCGGTCGGATGGGCGCTGTCCTCGCTGGAAGCCGACGAGGCCACGAGGTTCGCCGAGCATCTGCCCTCCTGCGCGGAGTGTCGCGAGACCGTCGCCGAGACCGAGGAGATCGGCGCTCTGCTCGGCGCGGCAGTGCCGCAGATCGAGCCGCCGAGCGGCCTGCGGGACAGGCTGCTCGCGCAGATCGAGCAGGTCGAACAGGAGGTCGAGCCACGCGGGCAGGCTCCCGTGGTCGCCACGCCTGCCGCCGGGCGACCAGAGGAGTCTGCCGCCTCGGATCGGGCGGGCAGGGTGGCCGGGGCCGAGGTTCGGCCGCCGGGCAGTCCCGGCGAGCGAGCCAGGCGACCCGGCGGAACCCGACGGCCGGGGCGGCGAGGGCGGGTGGTCATGGCCCTGCTCACCACCGCAGTCGCGGTGCTGGCGGCGGTGTCGGCCGGGCTGGGCATTCGGCTCGTCGAGGTGGTTCGACAGCAGGATGTGCAGGCGCGGCAGAGTGCGGCGATGGAGACGGCGCTGCGCATGGCCGCGGACCCCGACATGCATCGGGTCGTGTTGCACGATCCCGGTCAGCAGACTGCGGCCGTCCTGTTCGCCACGGGCGCGCACGGCGCCGTGGTGTCCACGGGCCTGCCGCGTAATGACGACGACGAACAGATGTACGTGCTCTGGGCGCTGCAAGGTGACCAGCCGGTCCCCATGGCGGGCTTCGACGTCGGGATCGAGCGGGAACGGGTGCCCGCGCAGACGCTCCGGTGGTCGCACGACATGACCGAGGAGATGGGTTCCGTGACGGCGTTCGCGATCTCGTTGGAGTCCGGGCGGGACATGCCGGACGCCCCGTCGGGCGACATCGTCGCCAGCGGTCCTATGAACGGCTGA
- a CDS encoding RNA polymerase sigma factor, whose translation MADPPTSSSWSRTEEEPTTAPQARRRPTDADLVELVTQGDAQAFAELFDRYSRPAYSLARRLCVDPEIAEDVVQEAFLNLWRRPQGFRADRGSFSTWLLTLVHHRAVDAVRRESAVRRRTAAEGDAVAEEAAAGPDVDQEAMGRVIGGQVQEALRRLPDEQRQVIALAYYGGYTQGEVAAMTGVPLGTVKSRTFAGVRRLRGMLSSLLGTDDDAPRRNRKGGRT comes from the coding sequence GTGGCCGATCCACCAACATCTTCCTCCTGGTCTCGGACCGAGGAGGAGCCGACGACGGCGCCGCAGGCACGGCGCCGACCTACTGATGCCGATCTGGTGGAGCTGGTCACGCAAGGTGACGCCCAGGCGTTCGCTGAGCTGTTCGACCGATACTCCCGGCCCGCCTACTCACTGGCCCGCAGGCTGTGCGTGGATCCGGAGATCGCCGAGGACGTCGTTCAGGAGGCGTTTCTCAATCTGTGGCGCAGGCCACAGGGGTTCCGTGCCGATCGCGGCTCGTTCTCGACCTGGCTGCTGACGCTGGTTCACCATCGCGCCGTCGATGCGGTGCGGCGTGAGAGCGCCGTACGCCGCCGTACGGCTGCCGAAGGCGACGCGGTGGCAGAAGAGGCCGCCGCCGGGCCCGACGTCGACCAGGAGGCGATGGGACGGGTCATCGGGGGCCAGGTTCAGGAGGCGTTGCGTCGTCTTCCCGACGAGCAGCGTCAGGTGATCGCGCTCGCCTATTACGGCGGTTACACCCAGGGCGAGGTGGCCGCGATGACCGGCGTGCCGCTGGGCACGGTGAAATCACGCACCTTCGCCGGGGTGCGAAGACTGCGCGGAATGCTCTCGTCCCTGTTGGGCACCGACGACGACGCTCCGCGACGGAACCGGAAGGGGGGACGGACGTGA
- a CDS encoding SsgA family sporulation/cell division regulator: MRNDHVTLCSRAVFDLLAPRTPAVPVNVELRYDTRDPYAVVAAFQTGRGGSVEWVFARDLLADGLIAEVGDGDVRIRPAVDNPEVVVVELSSPSGHAMFEASAQELADFLDRTYDVVMPGNENLWVNVDDALARLLPHDRS; the protein is encoded by the coding sequence ATGCGCAATGATCACGTAACACTCTGTTCACGAGCCGTGTTTGACCTCCTCGCTCCGAGGACACCTGCGGTGCCGGTCAACGTCGAGCTCAGGTACGACACCCGCGACCCCTACGCGGTCGTGGCCGCCTTCCAGACCGGACGAGGCGGCTCGGTGGAGTGGGTGTTCGCCCGCGATCTGCTGGCCGACGGCCTCATCGCGGAGGTCGGCGACGGCGACGTTCGCATCCGCCCCGCGGTCGACAACCCCGAGGTGGTCGTGGTCGAACTCAGTTCGCCCTCCGGACACGCGATGTTCGAGGCCTCCGCACAGGAACTCGCCGACTTCCTGGACCGGACCTACGACGTCGTCATGCCGGGCAACGAGAACCTGTGGGTCAACGTCGACGACGCGCTTGCTCGGCTCCTGCCGCACGACCGGTCCTGA
- a CDS encoding tyrosine-type recombinase/integrase: MDPPKTPASVLRDSLRAHRTEQDHEHVFTGADGGLLRRSNFRDRFWVPAVAGLPRRGWAPLLPGFHFHDLRHTHKTWLIEDTVPEVLQHKRLGHRMRGVAGIYSHVTQGMIDRMLDGLQRRWERSTVSTTETDSPEHIPRAESPHDQLLPQCSHQRRKPRR; this comes from the coding sequence TTGGATCCGCCGAAGACACCCGCGTCGGTGCTGCGTGACTCCCTGCGTGCCCACCGAACCGAACAGGACCACGAGCACGTGTTCACCGGGGCCGACGGGGGTCTGCTGCGCCGGTCGAACTTCCGCGACCGGTTCTGGGTCCCCGCCGTGGCGGGGCTTCCTCGACGGGGATGGGCGCCACTGCTGCCCGGATTCCACTTCCATGATCTACGCCACACACACAAGACGTGGCTCATCGAGGACACCGTCCCGGAGGTTCTGCAACACAAGCGACTCGGACATCGCATGCGCGGCGTCGCAGGCATCTACTCGCATGTGACGCAGGGCATGATCGACCGGATGCTCGACGGACTCCAGCGACGGTGGGAGCGTTCCACGGTGAGCACTACCGAGACCGACTCCCCAGAACACATACCGAGAGCAGAATCACCCCATGATCAGTTGCTCCCACAATGCTCCCACCAACGCAGAAAACCCCGCCGGTGA